In one Trichlorobacter lovleyi SZ genomic region, the following are encoded:
- a CDS encoding molybdopterin-dependent oxidoreductase translates to MAHTECCDSNKTISLTIDGTDVQVPAGTTILDAARKLGIKIPTLCWLEKISTTGACRVCAVHVEGVERPMTACNTPVKEGIKVTTQSPELEKIRKKTMELMLVNHPLDCPVCDAAGECDLQDTCYGLGVAKQEYAADLERLQIRYDWSLLESDPNRCILCEKCVKVCREITGVGAIETQSCGDRAVVETVSGKPLDCDFCGNCIAACPTGTLISKPFKFAGRPWSFEVKNGICGFCSSGCQIEYHLQNGKVARVTSDDSTYNNGNLCINGRFGYSAFNTAERLTQPLIKGVDGQQKPASWDAALSTAVSATKEIIAKYGAAAVAGIGSPRVTNEESFLFAKLIKEAVGSANLDSEARLGYAQAQELQAKLIGMTGATKSMDALEKAGCIIVLGSDLKAESAGFGYRAIKAATKRDARLVIASARPTSLDKFANSSLRYKAGSEGFVALGLAKAAISQNKAVAAEGLEAFKQSVAGTSFDQIQAATGLTEADFADAVSFINGQVAVMYGFEFIRSVDAAAAVTGALNLAILTAADLYPIDEKNNTQGMLDMGVVPGAGGKDLFGIIDGIEKGEIHCLYVMGSDLLQLPNRSRVAAALQKLECLVVLDLFPTATARLADVLLPAAAAPEKAGSFTSTDNRTQSFTAAATAPGEARPDYIILGDLYARLSGGAVPSLAALQQEIAPVVKKQLEAPVLAFTAPQAHAAGSMTLLIAPFLRHNGSYTSWSANNLLVAAEAVLLLGEADAARLALKEGDPVTVTAAGTSVTLPVQLCAGIPAGLAVAPTHFPGSGISALMVKSAASFTVTLAKG, encoded by the coding sequence ATGGCACACACTGAATGCTGCGATAGCAATAAGACCATCTCCCTGACCATTGACGGCACCGATGTCCAGGTTCCGGCCGGAACCACCATCCTGGATGCCGCCCGGAAGCTGGGAATCAAGATCCCGACGCTCTGCTGGCTGGAAAAGATCTCCACCACCGGCGCCTGCCGTGTCTGTGCCGTGCATGTGGAAGGGGTTGAGCGTCCCATGACCGCCTGTAATACGCCGGTCAAGGAAGGGATCAAGGTCACGACCCAGTCTCCTGAGCTGGAGAAGATTCGTAAGAAGACCATGGAACTGATGCTGGTCAATCACCCGCTGGACTGTCCGGTCTGCGATGCGGCTGGCGAGTGCGATCTGCAGGATACCTGCTACGGTCTTGGGGTTGCCAAGCAGGAGTATGCCGCTGATCTGGAACGCCTGCAGATCCGCTATGACTGGTCCCTGCTGGAGAGCGATCCCAATCGCTGCATTCTGTGTGAGAAGTGTGTCAAGGTCTGCCGCGAGATCACCGGTGTCGGCGCCATTGAGACCCAGTCCTGCGGTGACCGTGCCGTGGTTGAAACCGTCTCCGGTAAGCCGCTGGATTGCGACTTCTGCGGTAACTGCATCGCTGCCTGCCCCACCGGTACCCTGATCAGCAAGCCGTTCAAGTTTGCCGGCCGCCCCTGGTCCTTTGAGGTAAAGAACGGTATCTGCGGCTTCTGCTCATCCGGTTGCCAGATCGAGTATCACCTCCAGAACGGCAAGGTCGCACGGGTCACCAGTGATGACAGTACCTACAACAATGGCAACCTCTGTATCAATGGTCGTTTTGGTTACAGCGCATTCAATACAGCAGAGCGTCTGACCCAGCCGCTGATCAAAGGGGTTGATGGCCAGCAGAAGCCGGCTTCCTGGGATGCCGCCCTGTCCACGGCCGTATCCGCCACCAAGGAGATCATCGCCAAGTACGGTGCTGCTGCTGTGGCCGGTATCGGTTCACCCCGGGTGACCAATGAAGAGAGCTTTCTGTTTGCCAAGCTGATCAAGGAAGCGGTTGGCTCTGCAAATCTGGATTCCGAGGCCCGCCTCGGCTATGCCCAGGCTCAGGAGCTGCAGGCAAAGCTGATCGGCATGACCGGTGCCACCAAGTCGATGGATGCCCTGGAAAAGGCCGGTTGCATCATTGTGCTAGGGTCTGACCTGAAGGCAGAGTCAGCCGGTTTCGGCTATCGTGCCATCAAGGCGGCCACCAAGCGCGATGCCAGGCTGGTAATCGCCTCTGCCCGTCCTACCTCGCTGGATAAGTTTGCCAACAGCTCACTGCGTTACAAGGCTGGCTCAGAAGGCTTTGTTGCCCTTGGTCTGGCCAAGGCAGCCATCAGCCAGAACAAGGCCGTTGCCGCTGAAGGGCTGGAGGCCTTCAAGCAGTCCGTGGCAGGCACCAGCTTTGATCAGATACAGGCCGCCACCGGCTTGACCGAGGCTGATTTTGCCGATGCGGTTTCGTTCATCAACGGCCAGGTTGCCGTCATGTACGGTTTTGAGTTCATCCGCAGTGTCGATGCCGCTGCCGCCGTTACCGGTGCCCTGAACCTGGCGATCCTGACCGCTGCCGATCTCTATCCGATTGATGAGAAGAATAACACCCAGGGGATGCTTGACATGGGGGTTGTGCCGGGTGCAGGCGGTAAAGACCTGTTCGGTATTATTGACGGGATCGAAAAGGGCGAGATCCACTGTCTGTATGTCATGGGATCTGATCTGCTGCAGCTGCCCAACCGTTCCAGGGTTGCAGCTGCTCTGCAGAAGCTGGAATGTCTGGTGGTGCTGGATCTGTTCCCCACTGCGACGGCCCGGCTGGCTGATGTGCTGCTGCCCGCTGCTGCCGCACCGGAAAAGGCCGGCAGCTTTACCAGTACTGACAATCGCACCCAGAGTTTCACTGCGGCAGCCACAGCACCTGGTGAGGCCCGTCCTGATTACATCATCCTGGGTGATCTCTATGCACGTTTGAGCGGCGGTGCAGTTCCCAGTCTGGCTGCACTGCAGCAGGAAATTGCCCCGGTTGTCAAAAAACAGCTGGAAGCTCCGGTACTGGCCTTTACTGCGCCACAGGCCCATGCTGCCGGTTCCATGACCCTGCTGATTGCACCGTTCCTGCGCCACAACGGCAGCTACACCAGCTGGTCGGCCAATAACCTGCTGGTTGCTGCTGAAGCTGTGCTGCTGCTTGGTGAGGCGGATGCCGCACGTCTGGCGCTGAAAGAGGGGGATCCGGTAACGGTTACCGCGGCAGGTACATCAGTGACCCTGCCGGTACAGCTGTGTGCGGGCATCCCTGCCGGACTTGCCGTTGCACCTACTCATTTCCCCGGTAGTGGTATCAGTGCGCTGATGGTCAAGTCGGCAGCGAGTTTTACCGTGACTCTTGCCAAGGGCTAG
- a CDS encoding radical SAM protein produces MNWQIQQILRRRRGAETGAIPAGCGGALSVCLVYPNHYAVAMSSLGFQTVYKLFNDQPDLVCERAFLPDRDELDAYLKSGDTLVSLENERPLSDFDLVAFSISFEPDFVNIPRILKLARIPSCAADRTGADPLVIAGGAAFLINPEPAAEFFDLIAFGEGEALIPPLAALCVQHVAASREMLLQELGRLAGSYLPAAGHDTAVQRITAPAAAPPACSVLLTDETEFGNMFLVEVSRGCPRGCRFCAAGFVYQPFRQQPLELLKAAVLEGLQHRKTIGLVGAAVSDHRSIEALCNFIVEQDGSPSLSSLRVDRLTPHMLELLAKSGHRTISLAPEGGSQRMRDLIRKNLTADQILDAAEAVARAGILNLRLYFIIGLPGENDQDLEELVKLTAAIKERVVEQARRHKRLGEITLSVNPFIPKPFTPLQWAGMCPLEELKRKVAWLEKRIRPLANLRLKVEDLHGCVLQALLSRGGRELTPLLLQMAEGLNLRKAAKLCGIDVEACVTRIYAPDEKLVWEVAPVADRERLLTEYQAAMKQLPEEQTP; encoded by the coding sequence ATGAACTGGCAGATTCAGCAAATACTGCGGCGCAGGCGTGGAGCAGAGACAGGGGCGATTCCGGCAGGGTGTGGTGGCGCGCTCTCGGTCTGTCTGGTCTATCCCAATCACTATGCCGTGGCCATGAGCAGCCTGGGATTCCAAACGGTCTACAAGCTGTTCAATGATCAGCCGGATCTGGTCTGTGAACGTGCTTTTCTGCCGGACCGGGATGAACTGGATGCCTACCTGAAATCAGGGGATACGCTGGTGTCGCTGGAGAACGAACGACCGTTGTCCGACTTTGATCTGGTCGCTTTTTCAATCTCGTTTGAGCCTGATTTTGTAAACATTCCGCGCATCCTTAAACTGGCACGCATCCCTTCCTGTGCCGCTGACCGCACTGGTGCTGACCCGCTGGTGATTGCCGGAGGTGCCGCTTTTCTGATCAATCCTGAACCTGCAGCCGAGTTTTTTGACCTGATTGCCTTTGGCGAGGGTGAGGCTCTGATTCCTCCCCTGGCTGCGCTGTGTGTGCAGCATGTCGCTGCAAGCCGAGAGATGTTGCTGCAAGAGCTTGGCAGACTGGCGGGCAGTTATCTCCCTGCAGCCGGGCATGATACAGCGGTCCAAAGGATTACGGCCCCTGCAGCAGCGCCACCGGCCTGCTCAGTGCTGCTGACCGACGAAACCGAGTTCGGCAACATGTTTTTGGTGGAGGTCAGTCGGGGCTGCCCGCGCGGTTGCCGATTCTGTGCTGCAGGCTTTGTGTATCAGCCATTTCGCCAACAACCGCTGGAGTTGCTCAAGGCAGCAGTACTTGAAGGGCTTCAGCATCGTAAGACCATCGGTCTGGTCGGTGCGGCCGTCTCTGATCACCGCAGTATTGAGGCGCTTTGCAATTTTATTGTTGAACAGGACGGTTCTCCGTCCTTATCCTCGCTGCGGGTGGACCGATTAACGCCTCATATGCTTGAACTGCTGGCCAAATCAGGCCACCGCACAATCTCGCTGGCGCCGGAAGGCGGGTCGCAGCGGATGCGCGATTTAATTCGCAAGAACCTGACTGCCGACCAGATCCTGGATGCTGCAGAGGCGGTAGCCCGGGCCGGTATTCTGAACCTGCGGCTGTATTTTATTATCGGTCTGCCGGGTGAGAATGATCAGGATCTGGAAGAGCTGGTCAAGCTGACGGCGGCCATCAAAGAGAGGGTGGTTGAACAGGCCCGGCGGCATAAACGTCTGGGAGAAATCACCCTGTCGGTTAACCCGTTTATTCCGAAGCCGTTTACGCCCCTGCAGTGGGCCGGCATGTGCCCGCTGGAGGAGTTGAAACGCAAGGTAGCCTGGCTTGAAAAGCGGATCAGGCCGCTTGCCAATCTGCGCCTGAAGGTGGAAGATCTGCATGGCTGTGTGCTGCAAGCGCTGTTGTCGCGGGGCGGCCGTGAACTGACTCCCCTGCTGCTGCAGATGGCGGAAGGGTTGAACCTCAGAAAGGCTGCGAAACTCTGCGGGATTGATGTGGAGGCCTGCGTTACCAGAATCTATGCGCCGGATGAAAAACTGGTCTGGGAAGTCGCACCTGTTGCGGACAGGGAGCGGCTGCTGACCGAGTATCAGGCTGCAATGAAGCAGCTGCCGGAGGAACAAACACCATGA
- the ftsZ gene encoding cell division protein FtsZ, with translation MFEFDETIEQSAVIKVIGVGGGGGNAVNTMVASGMNKVEFIVANTDAQALRSSKAPVKVQLGGQLTKGLGAGANPNVGRDAALEDKDKLVDMLKGADMIFIAAGMGGGTGTGAAPVIAEAAREAGALTVGIVTKPFSREGKQRMAKADEGVRALKQHVDSLIIIPNDRLISIAPRSLGILDAFKPADDVLRQAVQGISDLITTSGFINVDFADVKAIMSERGMAMMGIGIAEGDNRAIEAAVKAISSPLLEDIDVSGAKGVLVNITGSSSMTMDDFDAVNKTVHEKVHEDANIIIGVVIDETMGETIKVTAIVTGFGDKFGETERNRNFNSIAAVAKPTTVVSIDTPTFIRDRQKTEGPRPTRHVGSVSFDDEDAYDIPTFLRKSVD, from the coding sequence ATGTTCGAATTTGACGAGACCATCGAGCAGAGTGCGGTCATCAAGGTCATCGGAGTAGGTGGCGGCGGCGGCAATGCCGTTAACACCATGGTGGCCAGCGGCATGAACAAGGTGGAATTTATTGTTGCCAATACCGATGCCCAGGCACTCCGCTCCTCAAAGGCACCGGTAAAAGTTCAGTTGGGCGGCCAGCTGACCAAGGGACTTGGCGCCGGGGCCAACCCCAATGTCGGTCGTGATGCAGCCCTGGAAGACAAGGACAAACTGGTTGACATGCTGAAGGGTGCCGACATGATCTTCATCGCAGCCGGTATGGGTGGCGGCACCGGTACCGGCGCAGCACCGGTTATTGCAGAGGCGGCCCGCGAAGCCGGTGCACTCACCGTCGGTATTGTCACAAAACCGTTCTCCCGTGAAGGCAAACAGCGGATGGCCAAGGCGGACGAAGGTGTCCGGGCCCTGAAACAACATGTTGACTCACTGATCATCATCCCCAATGATCGCCTGATCAGCATTGCCCCACGCTCCTTAGGCATCCTTGACGCCTTCAAACCTGCCGATGACGTCCTGCGTCAGGCGGTACAGGGCATCTCAGACCTGATCACCACCTCGGGCTTCATCAACGTTGACTTTGCCGACGTAAAAGCGATCATGAGTGAGCGCGGTATGGCCATGATGGGTATCGGCATCGCTGAAGGCGACAACCGGGCCATCGAAGCAGCTGTCAAGGCAATCTCTTCGCCACTGCTTGAAGATATTGACGTCTCTGGGGCCAAAGGGGTGCTGGTCAACATCACTGGTTCCTCAAGCATGACCATGGATGACTTTGATGCGGTCAACAAGACCGTTCACGAAAAGGTCCATGAAGATGCCAACATCATCATCGGTGTGGTGATTGACGAGACCATGGGTGAAACCATCAAGGTAACTGCCATTGTGACCGGCTTTGGCGACAAATTCGGCGAGACCGAGCGCAATCGCAACTTCAACAGCATTGCCGCCGTTGCAAAACCGACCACCGTTGTCAGCATCGATACGCCGACCTTCATCCGCGACCGTCAAAAGACTGAGGGACCGCGCCCCACCCGCCACGTCGGTTCAGTCTCCTTTGACGACGAAGACGCCTACGACATCCCTACGTTTCTGAGGAAGTCGGTGGATTAA
- the ftsA gene encoding cell division protein FtsA has translation MSAKRDNLIVGLDIGTTKICAIVGNHTEDGIEIVGIGTSPSSGLRKGVVINIESTVTSIKKAIEEAELMAGCEIKSVYAGIAGGHIKGINSQGVIAIKNREVSQEDVKRVIDAAKAIAIPMDREVIHILPQEFIIDEQDGIREPLGMSGVRLEAKVHIVTGAVASAQNIVKSCNRAGLDVADIVLEQLASSEAVLSADEKELGVCLVDIGGGTTDIAIFGDGAIKYTSVISLGGNQLTNDIAVGLRTPFAEAEKIKRNQGCCLSALVGKDEKIEVPSVGGRKPRELSRNVLCEILGPRVEELFSLVNREIIKSGLEDSIASGVVITGGSSILEGMPELAEQIFNLPVRRGLPQRIGGLTDVVNSPVYSTGVGLIVYGSRNQGPREFPAAKSEDSIFNTATRRMKSWFREFF, from the coding sequence ATGTCCGCCAAAAGAGACAACCTGATCGTTGGCCTGGATATCGGTACAACCAAGATCTGTGCCATTGTCGGCAATCATACCGAAGACGGCATTGAAATCGTCGGTATCGGCACCAGTCCCTCCAGCGGCCTGCGCAAGGGTGTGGTCATCAACATCGAAAGTACCGTGACCTCCATCAAGAAGGCCATTGAAGAGGCCGAGCTGATGGCCGGTTGCGAGATCAAATCGGTCTACGCCGGCATTGCCGGTGGTCATATCAAAGGGATCAACTCCCAGGGTGTCATCGCTATCAAAAACCGCGAAGTGTCGCAGGAGGATGTCAAGCGGGTGATTGATGCGGCCAAGGCGATCGCCATCCCGATGGACCGCGAAGTGATCCATATTCTGCCTCAGGAGTTCATCATTGATGAGCAGGACGGTATCCGCGAACCGCTGGGAATGAGCGGCGTCCGGCTGGAGGCCAAGGTGCATATCGTCACCGGTGCGGTTGCCAGCGCGCAGAACATCGTCAAATCATGCAACCGGGCCGGTCTTGATGTTGCGGATATCGTGCTTGAACAGCTTGCCTCATCGGAGGCGGTCCTGTCAGCCGATGAAAAAGAGCTGGGGGTCTGCCTGGTTGATATCGGCGGCGGTACCACCGATATCGCCATTTTTGGTGATGGCGCCATTAAGTACACTTCCGTTATCTCGCTGGGGGGTAATCAGCTGACCAACGACATCGCGGTGGGGCTGCGCACACCGTTTGCAGAGGCGGAAAAGATCAAACGCAACCAGGGCTGCTGTCTGTCCGCCCTGGTGGGTAAGGACGAAAAGATCGAAGTACCCAGTGTGGGGGGACGCAAGCCGCGCGAACTGTCCCGCAATGTATTATGTGAAATTTTAGGACCACGGGTTGAGGAGTTGTTTTCCTTAGTGAATCGGGAAATTATCAAGTCAGGACTGGAAGACTCCATTGCATCTGGGGTTGTAATTACCGGTGGATCGAGTATACTTGAAGGCATGCCTGAGCTGGCTGAGCAGATCTTTAACCTGCCGGTCCGGCGCGGTCTGCCCCAACGTATCGGGGGGCTCACCGACGTCGTCAATTCACCAGTATATTCAACCGGAGTTGGCTTGATCGTCTACGGCAGCCGCAATCAGGGGCCGCGCGAGTTTCCAGCTGCCAAGTCGGAAGACAGCATCTTCAATACCGCCACACGGCGGATGAAAAGTTGGTTCCGCGAGTTTTTCTAA
- a CDS encoding cell division protein FtsQ/DivIB, translated as MTDLRHIGSHKGKKVASNKLKVKKEPVDLRKYLLPLMRIGSRAGLLVLIGGLLAASVHALSKATTFPVQKVEVRGTQRLTHDEIVALTGVTAGQNLLTLRLKTIGQQVSSNPWVASVRVQRFFPGTIAVSITERRPVAVINMGLLYYLDDKGEPFKPLNFGDSLDFPVVTGIAEEDLNNDPAATKDALKTACDLIAALKQHGSFILADVSEIHYDRGHGFTLYTTAGALPVKIGTDDFDKKLQRFARIYQNLMTQRPGLQYIDLDYSDRIVVKKG; from the coding sequence ATGACCGATCTGAGGCATATCGGCAGCCACAAAGGGAAAAAAGTGGCGTCGAATAAGCTGAAGGTCAAGAAGGAACCGGTTGACCTGCGCAAATACCTGTTGCCGTTGATGCGGATCGGCAGCAGGGCCGGTCTTCTGGTTTTGATCGGCGGTCTGCTGGCAGCCTCGGTGCATGCACTGTCAAAGGCAACCACCTTTCCGGTTCAGAAAGTGGAAGTCAGGGGTACGCAGCGGCTGACGCACGATGAGATTGTGGCACTGACCGGCGTCACGGCGGGCCAGAATCTGCTGACGTTGCGCCTCAAGACCATCGGCCAACAGGTCTCATCCAATCCCTGGGTAGCCTCGGTGCGCGTCCAGCGTTTTTTCCCGGGGACCATTGCCGTCAGCATCACCGAGCGGCGTCCCGTAGCGGTCATCAACATGGGGCTGCTGTACTATCTGGATGACAAGGGTGAACCGTTCAAACCGCTTAACTTTGGAGACAGCCTCGACTTCCCGGTGGTGACCGGCATCGCCGAGGAGGACCTGAACAATGATCCGGCAGCAACCAAAGACGCACTCAAAACAGCCTGTGATCTGATTGCCGCTCTGAAACAACACGGATCATTTATCCTTGCGGATGTATCCGAGATTCATTACGATAGGGGCCACGGTTTTACGCTGTATACCACTGCCGGTGCCCTGCCTGTAAAAATCGGAACCGATGACTTCGACAAAAAACTGCAACGCTTTGCACGTATTTACCAGAATCTGATGACACAACGGCCGGGGCTGCAGTACATTGACCTGGACTACAGCGACCGGATCGTGGTCAAAAAGGGCTGA
- a CDS encoding D-alanine--D-alanine ligase translates to MTRDELKQKRIGVLMGGLSAERDVSLKSGMAVHQALLAMGYDSTALDVRHNVALILREEKIDLAFIALHGRYGEDGCIQGLLELMQIPYTGSGVLASALAMHKLYSKQAFAAAGLTITPYATVRQGDRCNAEQLPFGLPVVVKPVQEGSSVGVTIVKKPEDLQAALDEAFRYDTLVLVEKYIKGQEVQVGILANQPIGAIEIVPKNEFYDFEAKYSDGMAEHIFPARLAEPLYQKVQQQGLQAHQALGCDGYCRVDFLVTENGDCYLLEVNTLPGMTALSLLPEIAQKGAGLSFEALVEQIACSAALKTGQAG, encoded by the coding sequence ATGACGCGTGACGAACTGAAACAGAAACGGATCGGTGTGTTGATGGGGGGGCTGTCGGCTGAACGGGATGTCTCGCTCAAAAGCGGCATGGCAGTCCATCAGGCCTTGCTGGCAATGGGCTATGACAGCACGGCCCTCGATGTGCGCCACAACGTGGCCCTCATACTGCGTGAAGAAAAGATCGATCTGGCCTTCATTGCACTGCACGGCCGCTACGGCGAGGATGGCTGTATTCAGGGGCTGCTGGAACTGATGCAGATCCCCTATACCGGCTCCGGTGTGCTGGCCAGTGCCCTTGCCATGCACAAGCTCTACAGCAAGCAGGCCTTTGCCGCTGCCGGTCTGACCATCACCCCCTATGCGACAGTCAGACAGGGAGACCGTTGTAACGCAGAACAACTGCCGTTCGGCCTGCCGGTGGTGGTCAAGCCGGTTCAGGAAGGCTCGTCAGTCGGTGTCACCATCGTGAAAAAACCGGAGGATCTTCAGGCCGCCCTGGATGAGGCCTTCCGCTATGACACACTGGTACTGGTGGAAAAGTACATCAAAGGCCAGGAGGTCCAGGTCGGCATTCTGGCGAATCAACCGATCGGCGCCATCGAGATCGTACCAAAGAACGAGTTCTACGATTTTGAGGCCAAATACAGTGACGGCATGGCTGAGCATATTTTCCCTGCCCGCCTTGCCGAGCCGCTCTACCAAAAAGTACAACAGCAAGGATTGCAGGCACATCAGGCGTTGGGCTGTGACGGTTACTGCCGGGTGGACTTTCTGGTTACTGAAAACGGTGACTGCTACCTGTTGGAGGTCAACACCCTGCCCGGCATGACCGCCCTGTCGCTTCTGCCGGAGATTGCACAAAAAGGTGCCGGTCTTTCATTTGAAGCGCTGGTGGAGCAGATCGCCTGCTCGGCAGCACTCAAGACGGGTCAGGCGGGGTGA
- the murB gene encoding UDP-N-acetylmuramate dehydrogenase yields the protein MHAGLEHIRDWFKGELLFHEPLARHVSLKVGGPVDLLATPDSREELQQLVTLLDQQQIPRFVLGGGFNLLPSDVGYRGCAISLKQINRLQLDDTVVAIEAGASNQSLARAVAELGLSGIEFLIGIPGSVGGAVRMNAGAHGSDIFSVVKTVTLLDQGQFRELPREQLTYGYRCFEIPDNSVIVAVTLQLSEDSLQAVRSRMEEQLGLRWATQNVKFPNAGSFFKNPPGESAWRLIDQAGLRGFSIGNAQVSEVHTNFLINRGNATAADFRALAAAVKERVKATCGIELEEEVQLLDSGECGQ from the coding sequence ATGCATGCCGGTCTTGAACATATCAGGGACTGGTTCAAGGGAGAGCTGCTGTTTCATGAGCCGCTTGCCAGACATGTCTCGCTGAAGGTGGGGGGGCCGGTGGATCTGCTGGCGACCCCCGATTCGCGGGAAGAGCTGCAACAGCTGGTGACACTGCTGGATCAGCAGCAAATTCCACGTTTCGTACTGGGAGGCGGTTTTAACCTGCTACCAAGTGATGTTGGCTACCGCGGTTGTGCCATCTCCTTGAAGCAGATCAACCGGCTGCAGCTTGACGACACCGTTGTGGCCATTGAGGCAGGGGCCAGCAACCAATCCCTGGCGCGGGCTGTGGCAGAACTCGGCCTGAGCGGTATTGAGTTTCTGATCGGTATTCCGGGCAGCGTGGGGGGGGCGGTGCGGATGAACGCCGGCGCCCATGGCAGTGATATCTTCAGTGTCGTGAAAACCGTGACACTGCTGGATCAGGGACAGTTCAGAGAACTGCCGCGTGAGCAGCTGACCTACGGTTACCGCTGTTTTGAGATTCCTGACAATAGCGTGATCGTCGCGGTCACGTTACAGCTGTCCGAAGACTCGCTTCAGGCGGTGCGCAGCAGGATGGAAGAGCAGCTGGGGCTGCGCTGGGCTACACAAAATGTGAAGTTTCCCAATGCCGGTTCGTTTTTTAAAAATCCGCCCGGCGAGTCTGCCTGGCGCCTGATTGACCAGGCCGGTTTACGTGGGTTCAGTATCGGGAATGCCCAGGTAAGTGAAGTACATACCAACTTCCTGATAAATCGCGGCAATGCAACTGCTGCAGATTTTCGGGCACTGGCGGCAGCAGTCAAGGAACGGGTTAAGGCAACGTGTGGTATCGAGCTTGAGGAAGAAGTGCAACTGCTTGACAGCGGGGAGTGCGGGCAATGA
- the murC gene encoding UDP-N-acetylmuramate--L-alanine ligase — MYGNIEKIHFVGIGGIGMSGIAEVLLNLGYQVSGSDLRESDTTERLRSLGGEICIGHAAENLTNVDVVVTSTAVQSDNPEVIEAKHRMVPVIPRAEMLAELMRMKYGIAIAGTHGKTTTTSMVATVLTHAGIDPTIVIGGKLNTLGSNAKLGQGKFLVAEADESDGSFLTLSPTIAVVTNIDADHLDYYTGGLEQIKDTFVSFINKVPFYGLAVLCQEDRNINEIIPRIKKRFMTYGLSSQADLRATHVKLDGFQTTFTAHYKGYRLGEISFNMPGAHNVLNALACTAVALELDVPFDKIQEGFAQFGGVGRRFTVKGEKNGIMVVDDYGHHPAEIRATLGAARNGWPERRLVVAFQPHRYSRTKELFNEFVTCFYDADVLVLTDIYAASEQPIPGVSAERLAEETRRHGQRDVTYIADRNDLPDYLAGIVKEGDIVITLGAGNIWQAGEALVKRL; from the coding sequence ATGTACGGAAACATAGAAAAGATCCACTTTGTAGGTATTGGCGGCATCGGCATGAGCGGTATTGCCGAAGTGCTGCTGAACCTGGGGTACCAGGTATCCGGTTCCGACCTGCGGGAGAGCGATACCACTGAACGGTTGCGCAGCCTGGGTGGTGAGATCTGCATCGGCCACGCCGCAGAAAATCTGACCAACGTGGATGTGGTGGTCACCTCAACAGCGGTGCAGAGTGACAATCCGGAGGTGATCGAGGCCAAGCATCGCATGGTACCGGTCATCCCGCGGGCAGAGATGCTGGCAGAGCTGATGCGGATGAAGTACGGCATTGCCATTGCCGGTACCCACGGCAAGACCACCACCACCTCCATGGTGGCCACGGTGCTGACCCATGCCGGGATCGACCCGACCATCGTGATCGGCGGCAAACTGAACACCCTGGGCAGCAATGCCAAGCTGGGACAGGGCAAATTTCTGGTGGCTGAGGCCGATGAGTCGGATGGTTCATTCCTGACCCTCTCCCCCACCATTGCCGTGGTAACCAACATCGATGCCGACCATCTGGATTACTACACCGGCGGGTTGGAGCAGATTAAAGACACCTTTGTCTCCTTTATCAACAAGGTGCCGTTCTATGGTCTGGCGGTGCTTTGCCAGGAAGACCGCAATATTAACGAGATCATCCCCCGGATCAAGAAACGGTTCATGACCTACGGACTCTCGTCCCAGGCCGACCTGCGGGCGACCCATGTCAAGCTGGACGGTTTTCAAACCACCTTTACCGCCCACTACAAGGGCTATCGTCTGGGTGAAATCAGCTTCAATATGCCGGGTGCCCATAACGTACTGAACGCCCTGGCCTGTACCGCTGTGGCGCTGGAGCTGGATGTGCCGTTCGACAAGATCCAGGAAGGTTTTGCCCAGTTTGGTGGTGTTGGTCGTCGTTTCACGGTCAAAGGAGAGAAAAACGGGATCATGGTGGTGGATGACTATGGCCACCACCCTGCCGAGATCCGGGCCACCCTGGGGGCGGCACGTAATGGCTGGCCCGAGCGTCGCCTGGTGGTGGCGTTCCAGCCCCACCGCTACAGTCGCACCAAGGAGTTGTTTAACGAGTTTGTCACCTGTTTCTATGATGCCGACGTATTGGTACTGACCGATATCTACGCTGCCAGCGAGCAGCCGATCCCCGGTGTTTCAGCCGAGCGTCTGGCCGAAGAGACCCGCCGCCATGGCCAGCGGGACGTGACCTACATTGCCGATCGGAACGACCTGCCTGATTACCTGGCCGGGATCGTCAAAGAAGGCGACATCGTGATCACCCTGGGGGCCGGCAATATCTGGCAAGCCGGCGAAGCTCTGGTGAAGAGGCTCTGA